Proteins encoded within one genomic window of Manduca sexta isolate Smith_Timp_Sample1 chromosome 18, JHU_Msex_v1.0, whole genome shotgun sequence:
- the LOC115442848 gene encoding protein BCCIP homolog: MCNKMSNKRNKEIQNDHSDSEEEQESGSERDSDFDSDGNFIGDKELQADFEGRNPEDCDFHGIKQLLRQLFLKSNVSVGALAQTIISQNYVGSVVKQCLDDGEDDDDDDDDGSNGVFGITTVINITKRKDEPSVKQIRDLLIQLADENADPNTKGLINKILTNDAEHVGLIINERILNIPAAISVPLFASLQSELDRAIKKNMPYQFRYLIWICKTYNTGDQSTETLFANQEEKPLVNEAIASFDVDVTEQSDISQWDYDEGGALTPCRKILIFEGTKFNNLVRLIKEEVEGA; this comes from the exons atgtgtaataaaatgtcTAACAAAAGGAACAAAGAAATCCAGAACGACCACAGTGACAGTGAGGAAGAGCAGGAATCTGGTAGTGAAAGAGATTCCGACTTCGATTCTGATGGAAACTTCATCGGAGACAAA gaACTACAGGCAGACTTTGAAGGTCGCAACCCCGAGGACTGTGACTTCCATGGCATAAAGCAACTTTTACGACAGTTGTTCCTGAAATCAAATGTTAGTGTAGGAGCACTGGCACAAACAATCATCT CACAAAACTATGTGGGCAGTGTGGTAAAACAGTGCCTTGATGATGGagaggatgatgatgatgacgatgatgatggaAGTAACGGTGTGTTTGGCATCACaacagttattaatattactaaaagaaAA GATGAACCCAGTGTAAAACAAATAAGAGACTTGCTCATACAACTTGCTGATGAAAATGCAGATCCAAACACTAAAggattaatcaataaaatattgacaaatgatGCTGAACATGTTGGACTTATCATCAATGAAAG GATTTTAAACATTCCTGCTGCTATCAGTGTCCCATTATTCGCATCACTCCAGTCTGAACTGGACAgagccattaaaaaaaatatgccataCCAATTCCGCTATCTCATATGGATATGCAAAACATACAACACAGGAG ATCAATCAACAGAAACATTATTTGCGAATCAAGAAGAGAAACCACTCGTAAATGAAGCTATAGCCAGTTTCGACGTGGATGTTACTGAACAGAGTGACATATCACAGTGGGATTATGATGAAGGAGGAGCTCTGACACCTTGTAGAAAG ATTCTCATCTTTGAAGGCACCAAATTCAATAACTTAGTAAGGCTCATTAAGGAGGAAGTGGAGGGCGCCTGA